DNA sequence from the Antedon mediterranea chromosome 7, ecAntMedi1.1, whole genome shotgun sequence genome:
AAGTAATTATTAGTACCTGTTTGTTGGTTGgatctttttatttcattttctaaaACTTGAATGCACAAAGACTTACAATGtacctttaaaaacattatttcttACTATTACTAGTATTTATTTTCAGGTTGGCTAACATTCTGGAAAAGGACAATGGTATGGATAACAAGGAATTGATCAATGGAATAAAACAAGTTCATGTCTCCCAACAAACAGCAACTTGCCACTGGGAACAATTTTAAAGTCAATTTTATATGACTTACTAAAAGCTATGTTTTAAATTGGAAGTACTATAAACCAATATAATTATACTCCTTGTGTAGTTATTTTTGTTAATACCATGCCCATTAAcctaaaatacaatacatgttGATTTAATGTTAATTAGTTTCATTATTaggaatatttaattaataattaataatacaatctCTTTTTGAATTTAGAAACAACAGTAAACACAATTTGGTGCAATTCTGTCTAGATTACAGCAGTTTCATGCTCATATAATGTCTTCATTtagaaatttataattaaatttatgatATATTGTTTTGGTGGATTTATAAAAGATGGAGCTTCATATATACACACTTTATTAATATCAGATTTATGGAAACGGTACACTGTCGTAACTTTGTAATGTTCTTTATAAATATACTCAGTAGTGATAGCACTTAGCACTGTATTCACTGGTAaagcaattaaaaaatattgtgtgGATTATAAGTATATATCTTTTTTCAGACAATTAAAATATGTTCAGTACTTAACCAAAATGGAAGTACATAGTGTAGTTATtttcagctctgtctacactatcaaattttatgtgatgtgcccatatgtggacagggtgatgttatatcactcccatatttaagcatatcactaccatatttgggcatatcaataccatatttgggcatatcactaccatatttgggcatatcactaccatatttgggcacgtcccactttttttgtcaaactagtttgatagtagtAGACTGAGCTTTAGGTTTTATTTTCTGTAGCAGAATATATAAATCGTCTATTTATTACAAATCGTGATGGAATGCAATAACTAATATAAGTACTTAATCATAAATAAGTACTTACTAAATATCATGCAGGAAAACCATGTCGGAGAGGTTTTCTAGTAAGTATATTATTCAATGAATATTCTTTGGTATATTTCATAAAAACAGAAGGCTGTACATTTTTCATACAGCAAATTATACTTCACAAACAGGTACATTACAGCAATGAATCGTTTGGATATTTAAACGCAATTTATTTcgacaaaattattttattaaaatatgatgcAATATTTTAGCTGCAGACCAGCCACgtcatacaacaacaaacatgcgAGTCCAGTGAAGAGAGAAATCACACAGCAACTATAAATATACCATTACGTCATGCATCCAGGGAAGTCCCAAATGTGGTAGCGCCCTCTCTAAGTAAACAAAGATGGCTGCCCACAGTAGCAGCGCTGTTCTTCCCAAGGCTCCAAATCTTGACAAACTTTTTGAGGTTGACAGTTATTTAAGACCATTTCAAAAAGAAATTCTTCGCCGGTGAAGTATTAATCTATTATTTATTGCTAATTTAACCTATGATTATGAATCTCTATTATATGACAGCCGCCTAGCcttctagctaggcctactagctaggctagttggggaacagacgatcgggaccacggacgatcgggcccagaaaacgtggtcccgatcgtcttcagcgttgggcccgatcgtcataccagttgggcccgatcgtccagTGTTTTCAGAACCacgttgggcccgatcgtcttaccagttggtcccgatcgtcttagCGTTGGGCCCAATAGTCttttgtgttatataaaattatcatttttcatTCCTAGTGCTCAGTGTCAACGTGCTTTTCTTGCATACttaagattttaatttaaaagttataaattatattttttctgattttatcataattttcccCTATTTTCCCACAACTTGTTTTAAGAATTTCTTACCAATACTCtcgatttatgaataaatgtgattgattttgattgttattattgtgttgtttgtatCTCGTTTTTTATTTTCCCCGAGAATgttttgggcccgatcgtctgggcccgatcgtccgtggtcccgatcgtctgatAACCGGCTAGTTAGTTTGGTTATCAGACGATCGGGCCCACTTTAAGACAATCGGGCCCAAATCgtgagacgatcgggcccatcaAGGTGAAAGACGATCACTGAACCAGAGACGATCGGAcccagacgatcgggcccaatgAATAAGATGATCCGGCCCAAAACATTCTCggaaaatttttaaaaataattatttgatttaaagtaagaaaaatatgaaactagatttgaactcgttaCGTTCACCCAATGCATCGTAACATGcacatgttatttatttatttattatgcttAGTTAGTCTACAATAGGCTGCACTACAACGATTGTAACGAACAGCTGGAATAGATCAAAATCGTTCAATAAGTGTTAACAGTTGACGGTGTTAGCATTGTAAACGGTTTAGTTGacggttattttttattttacaccactcacgtttattcaattgtttgaaaatgatgaccttttcaaattaaaaaaaaagttcatatTCATAAGTCTAAAGAGGAATTGTTTTAGTAATAGAAGATTGaaaattggaagaaagttgATAACGTTTATGCGGTATGCGCTCTATTAATTGTGACAAACTGTGTCGAAAGAGATAAAaatccaatttttaaaatttagatggccatatgatgacgttaTAACTTATTTATGATCTAAATTtcacatgaattcatatctacaactcatttcgctttataataagttaaaaaaataggGGGTCACCAGCCATCCTAATACGATTGGGACCAACTGGTAAGACGATGGGACCCAACGTGGTATTTAAAATACTGGACGATCGGGACCAACTGGTAAGACGATCGAGACCAACTggtaagacgatcgggcccaacacATAAGACGATCAGGATTGCAAAATGTGGGCCCGATTGAGGTATGTCCGTGGTCCCGATCAACTGTTCCCCGTTAGTTTATGTgagaccatagagatattatgttcataatatctctatggtgaGACGATGTTACTGTTGGTTATGTAGTTTTGTAACACTACTAGGCCCTAtgctttaattaaattaatggaGAAGGTGTGTGGGTATGGGCCTCCGCCTTTTTATTACAGTCTAGTATGTTGGCCCTTTCTGATTAGAGTTTAGAATTTATGTCatgataatagtaatattattatagatatggTTGTTTCAAAAAGTTGCTAGAAGATATTGAACGAGATCAAGGTGGCTTAGATGAATTCTCAAGAAGTTACGACCATTTTGGATTACATGTGACAGACGATGGAGGTATCGTATGCAGAGAGTGGGTACCAGCTGCAGAGGCAGTGTACCTAAAGGGAGAATACAGTAAGTGCAATTATTGTTGCTGgtaaaaagtttttattttgGTCAAAAACCTACTATAGATCTTTTTTGAGAATCAAACTCACCTCTTTATTCTGGACTTTACCTTTCTTTTTATATAGATAACTGGGAGCTTTCACCGGAATTCAAAAATGTTGGATTTGGAAAGTGGGAGCTTGTGATTCCTCCTGGAGAAAATGGTGTTCCTATACCTCACAATAGTGCTTATAAGGTAATATACAGTCAATATTGCAGATATATGAGTGGGCTCTACAGAATGGGGATGCCCTAAGATCCAGGGATGCCCTAAGATCCAGGGATGCACTAGAATCCAGGGATGCCTTAGAAATCCAGGGATGCCCTAAAATCCAGGGATGCACTGGAATCCAGAGATGCACTAGAATCCAGGGATGCCTTAGAAATCCAGGGATGCCCTAAAATCCAGGGATGCACTAGAATCCAGGGATGTCCTATAATCCATTCACTTATTATTTTACTTGAAGTTTCAGCTTAATTTTTATCTCTCCCTACCCACAGTTCTTTTCGATTCACTTGAGCTtactaatgtattttttttagcttgtaatcaaattaaaagaTGGCCAGTACATAGATAGGATATGTCCTTGGGCCAAGTATGTTGTGCAGAATAAAGAAAACAATCTTTTTGAACCATATTTTTGGAATCCAGAGGCAAGTAAGCGGTACCAAATGCAGCACAAAAAACCAAAGACACCATCCAGCTTAAGAATTTACGAAGCCCACGTTGGAATATCATCTTGGGAAGGAAAAGTATCAAGTTATGAGCATTTCACGCACAACGTTCTTCCACGCATAAAGAAGCAAGGTaatgaaatgaatattaaaataaagctctgtctacactacactACACATCAAAATTTGtgacacactttttttgtcaaactagtttgatagtgtagacagagcttaagcctgTTTTTATGGGTTTTATGtcatatcatataaaaaatgtatagatTGCAATCATGAATATTGcatttttcaaaatagattTGATGGAAAACTTGATCTTTGGGGGAGGGGGGGCGGACTTGCTTTTACAGGATATTCATCTCCTGAAGGTTAAAgatctaaatttttttttcgtttgtATTTTCTACATTTTGGCAACAAGAAGGTGTTCACACTCTTCTTTCTTTCAGGGTATAACTGTGTTCAATTGATGGCAGTCATGGAGCATGCTTACTATGCTAGCTTTGGCTATCAAGTCACCAGCTTTTTTGCACCATCAAGGTAAGTCATAGCTCCAAAGTCAATTCCACCCAAGAGGTAaactctctctacactatcaaactagtttgacaaaaaagtgtgatgtgcccaaatatgctagtgatatgcacaaatacagtatagtagtgatatgacatcatcgtgtccatatatggactcATCACATTCTTTTTGTcacatgtttgatagtgtagacaaggctttatacaatttacaaaaccTGGAACAATATTTATTGCATTGTCAGGGAATATTTTCCATGACTGAAAAAGCCCTTGTCCAAAAAATACTAATCCACAGTTGAATGAGAAGGAATCtatacatttaaatttcttcttcTTTATGTTTACAGTCGATGTGGAAGTCCTGAAGACTTAAAGAAGCTGATTGATACAGCTCACCATCTTGGACTGGTTGTTTTCCTCGATGTCGTCCACAGTCACTCTGCTAAAAATGTGCTGGATGGTTTGAATCAGTTTGATGGCACAGATTCTTGCTTCTTCCATTCTGGTCATAGAGGTGTTCATGAATTATGGGACAGTAGACTTTTCGACTATAAGAAGTAAGTACTATTGTataaaaattgtgtttaatGTATTATGCAATCCGAGAAACTTCTGGTTGATGGCCGAAGTTGTATTTTGAATTTTGTATGAcggaaataacaaatattttcttttagttGGGAAGTATTGCGGTTTTTATTATCAAACTTACGTTGGTGGATGGAGGAGTTCAAATTTGATGGTTATAGATTTGATGGTGTAACTTCAATGCTTTACCACCATCATGGTATAGGTAAGACTTTAACATTtagcattaatattattattttaaacttaaCATGCTGGCCTTcaaatcaattcaattcatcaatcatttatttcatcaaaggccatacaaataatacagagcATAAAATGAGGACCAACCTAAAAGTAAACTTGTCTCAGTTGGCCCTTTAACATggttacaaaaaataataagaagAAGTGGCAGATCTTTTTTTCTTGCATACATGCACCCTCCTTTTGTGAAAGTAATTTTTGTGGATTGCATTGTGAGACATTTTTTTATCTGCAGCTTTACCTACAGGTTATAATTGTCAAATTACAACTTGTGATTATATTCTGTAATATATTATGTGTCTTTTTTCTTGTAGCATCCAGCTTTGGTGGTGGATATGAGGAATACTTTGGCCTTGGTACTGACACAGAGGCACTAGTCTACCTAATCTTAGCCAATCACATGCTGCATACGTTCTACCCAGAATGCATCACTATTGCAGAGGTGAGTTTTTCATGTTATGTTCACCTATCATGTGAAATTATAAGTTACTTTGTTTGTGGTAAAGAGGTGCTCTGCTATGTCTATGTGAACATGCCCACAAAATACATCTGTTTATCATATTAGTTATTTATTAAGTTATTTATGATGTTAAATTTAAGTTTTCTAAATTTTAGGATGTTTCAGGAATGCCAGCCTTGTGTCGACCTGTGCTAGAGGGCGGTAATGGGTTTGATTATCGTTTAGCCATGAGTATACCAGACCAGTGGATAAAGGTACAGCAGAAATAATTACTTTAAGAATACcacatttttaaaagatttgCTACAAACAACAACCAAAGTGCTATTAGTAGTATTAAAAGTTGACACT
Encoded proteins:
- the LOC140053858 gene encoding 1,4-alpha-glucan-branching enzyme-like is translated as MAAHSSSAVLPKAPNLDKLFEVDSYLRPFQKEILRRYGCFKKLLEDIERDQGGLDEFSRSYDHFGLHVTDDGGIVCREWVPAAEAVYLKGEYNNWELSPEFKNVGFGKWELVIPPGENGVPIPHNSAYKLVIKLKDGQYIDRICPWAKYVVQNKENNLFEPYFWNPEASKRYQMQHKKPKTPSSLRIYEAHVGISSWEGKVSSYEHFTHNVLPRIKKQGYNCVQLMAVMEHAYYASFGYQVTSFFAPSSRCGSPEDLKKLIDTAHHLGLVVFLDVVHSHSAKNVLDGLNQFDGTDSCFFHSGHRGVHELWDSRLFDYKNWEVLRFLLSNLRWWMEEFKFDGYRFDGVTSMLYHHHGIASSFGGGYEEYFGLGTDTEALVYLILANHMLHTFYPECITIAEDVSGMPALCRPVLEGGNGFDYRLAMSIPDQWIKLLKEVKDEDWNVGNIVWTLINRRHGEKSIAYAESHDQALVGDKTLAFWLMDKEMYTNMSKMSELTHVIDRGMALHKIVRLLTHALGGEGWLNFIGNEFGHPEWLDFPRPGNGNSFHYARRQWNVVDDSNLRYGYLNEFDAAMNKLEEQFHWLNSPQAYISCKHEDDKIIGFERANLLFIFNFHPNKSFADYRIGVHKPGKYKIVLDSDSAAFGGHGLINHSTDFFTQDFKWHDCPHSIQVYVPCRVALILAQEEQ